In Methanomicrobium sp. W14, the sequence ATGAAGTCTGCTTTTTTGTTTATTATTTCACTGTTATCTTTTATTGTTTTGGACAATTCTGTACCAATTGTTCCTATTAATTTTTTGTAGTTAATTGATGAATCCATGGCATATTTTGTTATAAGATTTTGTGTATTGGGAACATCATCTAATGTTTTTATGCAATATGCTTTGATACTGCAGATTATTGATACAGTTAAACATAATATTCCAAATATTAGTGAGAATCTAGAAACTAAAGATACTATATACTCTCCATTAAAAAACAACCAGTTATTTGTTGAAATTCCTAAGGCAGCTGAAAATAAGCTGAATATAATCCCTACAAATAAGATAGTATTACTAGCTTTATTATCTAATGAATTTAGCCTTTCAAGCTCTCTAAGGTGTCTTTGATAGATTAGATCAAAGATAAATTTGTCTTTTCCTAACTCTTTTATTTCAGTTAGATTATCTAAATTAGAAATTTCATTTGCCAAAAAGTAATTCCCTCAAACGGTCTATTTCCACAAGATCTTATTTAAATATATGTCTAGCGGTGTGAAAGTAAATTATTGCACTTTGTTTAAAAAAACATCTAGACTATTAATTATTCTATAAAACACAATTTTCGTAGAAGTATGCTTTTTGGTTACATTGTATTAAGTATTCTAAGTGATCTGAATACGAATGTTTTAGACAATTCATGCAACTATTATCTCATAACATCTATGTAATTCTAAAACTGTCACTTTCACACCCTGCGGGAATATTTTATTAACTTTTATGCTTAAACAGGAGGATTAACCAGTCTGTGACTGTCTTGAAAAAAGGAGATGAACAAAAATATGAAAAATGGAATCTGTCAGAGCTGCGGGATGCCTATGAAAAATGAAGAAGACTTCGGGACTGAGGCTGACGGCTCAAAATCAATGGAGTACTGCACCTACTGCTACCGGAACGGAAAGTTCACCGCACCTGATATCACAATCGATGAGATGGCTGAAAAAGGTGGTGCGATAATGTCTGAAATGTTTGAAATCCCGGTGGAAAATGCTGTTGCGTTTTCAAAGGAACAGTTGTCTGGTCTAAAAAGGTGGGCGGGAAGAGATATTCCCTTATGTGAAAGCTGCGGGATGCCTATGAAAAACGATGAGGAGTTCGGGACTGAAGCTGATGGCTCAAAATCAATGGAGTACTGCACTTATTGCTACCGGAACGGAAAATTCATCGAACCTGACATGACA encodes:
- a CDS encoding zinc ribbon domain-containing protein; amino-acid sequence: MKNGICQSCGMPMKNEEDFGTEADGSKSMEYCTYCYRNGKFTAPDITIDEMAEKGGAIMSEMFEIPVENAVAFSKEQLSGLKRWAGRDIPLCESCGMPMKNDEEFGTEADGSKSMEYCTYCYRNGKFIEPDMTIDEAVSKYAPAMAKGLNMPLDKAKIMVKTYLSSLPRWQ